The genomic interval atgcaccaatgccagtgcctagtccacccttcaaagcaattttggagctcattttctggaataaccatcagagctgtcattgcacaaggtctgataattaagttcaacTTGCCACCATGCGCTTACGTTAGCAGCACCGTACAAACATCTTGATAATGTTTTATCACCTTGGTAAGTCAGTGTCTTACACCTATGTTCACACTGACACATGGAAGTGTCTTTTTGAGTGGCATTCAATATTGTCGTTGCTTTTTTTGTGTGCGATCTGACAAAGGCTCAAAGGAAATATTGATAAGATTGCTGTtatgttttatttacaaattgattgcatgtaaaataataaaatgtcattatGCAGATGTAAAGAAACCCATCTGCTGAACACACTACATTTAATAAAAAGCTAATGATTATAATGTTATGGTTGACTTTGAGGAACACACAGGTAACATGGACATCCCATGACAAGTGAGTTTGTgtgctttatctcatttaattctcacaagaaCAAGAACAGGTAGGTCCCATTGATATCTTCATTTTAAGGATAGTGAAAGTGAGGTTCACAAAGGTCAACTGGAGAAATGACACAGCTCTCAAGCCATAGAGTCAGGGTTGAACTCAGGTCCTGCTGATTCAGTCACCAACTCTCTGGCTCACATTGCTATCCTATGTGGGCTTCCTCTTAGGCAGTTGAATAACTTAATCTTGTGCTTTCCTAGACCTTCCACACtcattgttatttcttcttttttctgtatctcaAGTTCATTATTTGTAACAtggggataattttttttattatttcagggtattgtgagggtacaaccaggtcacaatttttgaagtttttacgtagagtccctcttgtagttgtgttccacacccaaaggtgtgccatacacccctaacCTTGTGcccgttaagtgggagcacactaacATCCCCTGACCACTCCCAACTCCCTCATTCTTTCTCCCCGACACTTGAAgataattaagtttttctcccatgtgggtgtgtgtgagaTCATCTATTGCAGGAGTTCCTCTCCCAACTCCCTCATTCTTCCTCCCCCAAACTTGAagagaattaagtttttctcccatgtgggcGTGTGTGAGATCATCTATtaaagcagttctcaacctgtgggtcacgacccacaggcactgtattaaaggaccacagcattaggaaggttgagaaccactgatctattggctttataataaaattgagtacattggatacttgcttttccattcttatgatactttactaagaagaatgtgtttcaactccatgcaggttaataaaaaagatgtaaagtctccatcttttttatggctgaatagtactccatgttatacatacaccacaggttattaattcattcctgagttgattggcatttaggttgtttccacatcttggcaattgcaaattgagttgcaataagcaatctagtgcaaatgtctttataacgacattattttttttcttccaattctCTGTTGGTCGTCAACTCTCTCGGATCCTTTGGGCAGATAATACTATCATCGAAGAATGAGGAACTTAATTGATGgccactattttaaaaaatgggtctCAGCATTCTGGCtgtgatattatattttattttgcaagaGGTTAACATGGCAGGAAACTGGATAAAGGGGATGTGGGATCTCTCCATATCATTGCTTGCTTAAAACAGCATGTGAATCTACAATTGCCCCaaaataaatagtttaatttctttgtaagagagtgtatctttttttttttttttcagactatgTGAAAGAAACCCCACCCCCTGGGAGTCAAGCTTTGTTCACTGGGTTACGTGCTAAGGAGTAGACTCAAAATTCCATCTTGCTCTTAGTGCTTGTTCATCCCTATGGGTTTTGgggtttgggggggggttgtttgttttttgttttttgcagttttgggccggggccgggtttgagcctgccacctccggcatatggggctggtgtcctacccctttgagccacaggcaccaccccatcccTATGGGTTTTTATGGTCACTTCTTCCAGCTGAATTCTGGGTTACTAGAATGCAGAGCAGAGCTCTGACATTCAGGGATGAGGTGCATGTTGTCAGCATACTTGGAGTTCCCTGTCTTTAGATGACGTTAGAAGTTGTCTCCTTAACTCCTTTTTTGGAGAtaggagagacagggacacagctGCCCTCGGCAGACCACAATCCCCTGAACAGCCTACAGTCAAGCTGTTCcaagacataaaatataaaacactcaACACTCTTTGAAGTTCTAAGATCTTTCTGATCAGATTATTCCTTAAATACAATTAATCGTCAAGCACACAAGGACACTTGAATCAGACACACTAAAAGTCAAACCGCTCCATACAGATGGGGGGATTGAGAGTAATAGGAACATACTTCCCTCTAGTGCTATTGCCTTTGGATGGTAGGAACTTGTTCAATAAACTAGTAAAGACACTTTTGCTGCATAGAATGTTAACCCAAATTCAGTTTAACTCAGAAGACACTGCGTTTTACACTCAAAGGCACATTAGGAAAGACATCTGTTGCACAGGAGGAGAGAATTTGATACTGAGACTCTCTACCTATCTGCAAGTTATTAGGTTTAGCACTTGGCAACAGCAATTACAGagggaaaaagcaaaaatttaaaaatttttcattttgtttatagtTCTAGATTATGCTAATATTCACCTAGATTGTTATTATCTTATCAATAATGCCTTTATCAGTAATATTTGATACAGTGGAAGACAATACATTAAAGTTCCCATCTTGACAACCTGGGGGTATACAAAGCTCTTAGTATCGCTAAACCAATGATTCAAAAGGAGACCCTTTGAAGTGTACTTCAAAGAGTACACTTACTAAGTGTACTGCTGATTCATttgcaaaaacagaaacattagtGAATTACCATTAACATTTATAAGGCTATTATGACTTTATAGAATTTTCAAATATTGCCTTGAATAAATAAAGTGATAATAAAGGAGTTCctatgtattctttttcttttcttttctttcttcttttttttatttagagacagagtctcactatcacccttggtagagtgctgtggcatcacacagctcacagcaacctccaaatcctgggctcaggtgattctcttgcctcagcctcccaagtagctgggactacaggtgcccaccacaacacctggctaaggaGTTCCTATGTATTCTTAGGTGTCACAAAGTTCAAGCATTAGAATATATCATGAACAGTTATCGAATATGATTGCAACTTTTTTATTCTTAGATGAACCACTTCATATTATTTGATTTCTGTATATTAGGATCTCCATAAATGTTGCTTTAATAAAATTCATTCAAAACTAATGAGTTGATATCaagaaagataattttatcaTAGTATAGAGAGCTAATTTGAATTATCAAATAGTGAAAGGCATTGAACTGCAAAATAAGATAATACCCATGTAGGTGAATATTAGCATAATCTAGATCATTTCTATGGAGACTTCATGGAGAAGATTTCCACTATGGTGGGTAAGTGAATTAGTTGACCAAGGAGATCTGTTTACTCTCCACAGACTTACAATCCTATTTCTGCAGTTTTGCTCTAGACACAGCATCCCTCAGAACCTGATGAACCTGCTTGTTCCGCAGAGTGTAGATGACTGGGTTCAGCAGTGGAGTCACCACCGTGTTCACGAGAGCAGCCTCTCTGTTGGAGTCCAGTCTgtctgtttggtttggtttcacGTATATGAAGACACAGCTGCCATACATCAGAGAGAGGacaaggaggtgggaggagcaaGTGGAGAAAGCTTTCTGCCTCTCCTTGGCTGACGGGAGCCTCAGGATAGTGCCTACTATGTTGCTATATGCAATAATGGTTATAAGGAAGGATGAAAACAGGATAAAGGAAGTGAGGCCAAAGGCCAACATTTCAATAGATCTGGTTTCAGAACAAGAGAGATGAATTAAGGAGCCAAGATCACAGAAGAAATGAGGGATGACATTGGGGCCACAGAAGGACAGCTGGGAAACCTTGATGATCAGACCAGTGATGGTGATGAAGGACAAAGCATAGCAGAAGGAAACCAGAAAGAAACAAACCCTCAGATTCATGATGGTCGGGTAGTGTAGAGGCCTGCAAATGGCCAGGTATCGATCCAAGGACATGGCAGCCATGAGAAAGAAAAGTGTTGCCCCaacaaataaggaagaaaaggcttGTGTGAGACAAGCAGGAAAGGGAATTGTTTGCCTTCCTAAAAGAAAGATGACCAGCAATTTAGGAATAACCGTAGTAATTAAACAGCATTCACAGAAGGAGAAATTGCTGAGTAAAATGTACATTGGTGTGTGGATGCGATGGTCGGCCCAGGTGATGGAGATGATGAGGGTGTTTCCTGTGAGGGAGGCCAGGTACGCCAGCAGGTGCACCAGGAACAGGACGTTTCCCAGGTGCTGGACAGCAGGAAACCCCTCCAGAATGAACTCCTGGACTGCTGTCTCATTCCTCCTCTTTaacattgtttccatttctctgttgGTTGTCAACGCTCTCTGATCCTTTAGGCAGATTATCTATTATCTAATAGCATAATTGgagaataagaaatttaattgatggccactatttaaaaaaagaaaacactgtttGCTTGTAGTTACTACTGTGaatgaaaatcattttctaagtttaaatattatattttatttgctcaATATAAAATGCCACATAATCTAAATGTAATGCTTATAGAGCAATGGAGTTCATATCTCCAGATTACCTTTTATTTGCATTATGAGTGCCAAGAAACCATTTACATGTCTAGACTAGTAACCCTTATTAGGTCTTAAAGGTGCATTTGTGAAATGTTCGTTTTGATTAAACCTCAAAATGTAACATTTAAATGAAGTAGGTTACAATTTTTAATACCAACTATATACAGTACATTGACCTAATATACAAAGTTAGATCAATCTTATAAATGAAGATTTTCACAAATTACCTTCCCAGGCTTGTCATTAGCATTTCACATTTATACCTTTAGCTTTGATCTGAATGTTTCACGGATGAATTCAAATCTAAACATCATTCTACTGTGGCATATTATTAATCAGGCAGCTTTTCCAAATCTGAAAACTATGCTAATCCAGTTGTGATATTTTGAGGCTTCAAAGCTTAAATCCATGATAACATTATGGAATCCACAGATTACGGTTGTAGAGAAAAGCTTCCAGGAGTTTTTTGCTGCTGTAATAATGctatttaaataaacaaacaaaagaagtcCCAGCTTGTCAGAAGTCTGCCTGTAGAACAAACTTGAACTTTCATATCTGAATATTCATAATCATATGTAGCTGTGTTAAATGTTCATATTTCgttttgaaaggaaaagataacTCATCATTCTGAGTTAAATTAATATGGCAAGAATGTATATCATGTATCCAGCGACCAAGTTGCCATTTTTATGCATATAACTACTTTCTAGTAGTCCAGCTGCCATGGCCAGGACATGTAACTATAGTGTTGAGACACCTTGGCAGTTTCCAGACACCAGTGTGGCAATCATTTGCCATATGCTACTTTTTCTTTAACTACATACTGATTTTGCTTACAAGCTAATGGTCTCAAATTAGATCATATATTGTTCAAATTTTTGGTCCTGTTGTCCTACTTGACCCACATAACTTTAAATGAGCCAGAGGTTGCTTCTACATATAGTAAGATGTGCAACAAAAAAACCACTACTGCTACTGTTAAAATTACCTAAATTGAAAATGTAATGAAATGGCTAACATGGATCTGAGAGGAAGATAATCCCTTAAAGTGTTGtaccttttataaaataaacttcaaatatTAGCTGACTACATGAGTAACGTAATTTCCCCATTTGCTATTCCAactccattttgtttattttgaagatgattaatattttaattcttcaaTTGTAGCAGAAAATTATAGCATTAGCAAATGTTCTCTATCTGGAGAGTGACAGTgaaccacatttatcaattaggGAACCATTTCAGGAATGTTGAGAGGTGGCTTATTCTGTAGTAACTATGCTTCAATTGCCATGTACTAAACCCAGAAACAATCCACTTGAACTTCAGAACGTTTTGATTGGAACActtctttaataaatattcagCTAAATGCTCGGATACAAGCTCTTGCCAGAAGATCAAATCTCTGCCATTTATACTGGAGTATTTCTGAAGACATCCTACTCCTTTAGTTAGTTAACTCTACACACTCTGTGCTTGGATCTCCAGTGCAATGATAGACAATGTAACACAGAAGGCTTTGCCTTAGAAAATACAatcctggtggcgcctgtggctcagtgagtagggtgctggccccatatgccgagggtggcgggttcaaacccagccccggccaaactgcaacaaaaaaatagccgggcgttgtggcgggtgcctgtagtctcagctgcttgggaggctgaggcaagagaatcgctctaagcccaagagttagaggttgctgtgagccatgtgacgccacggcactctaccgagggcagtacagtgagactctgtctctacaaaaaaaataataataataaaagaaaaaaaaaaagaaaatacgatCCTGCAATGACATGCCTTGAGTTGAACGTCTAGTCTTTCAAAATTAAGGTATTTCTCCTTTCAAATGGTGAGTTTTCTTGCATGAGTAATTAACAAAGTTGCAGAAATTGAAAGACAGTTGTAACTTTGACTTTTCAACACAATCTTTTCCATCTCTCGAGTCTGACACAGAATGAACTCCTGGACAGATATCTTATTCCTCCTCTTGATaatgatttctatttctctttctctcagcaACCCTCTTTGATCTTCTTTGAAGAATGAGGCATTTAATTCGTggtcactatttaaaaaaaagaaaacactctttGCTTGCAGTTACTATTCTGAATGAAGAATCATttactgtatttaaatatttcacttaaaattacTTGATTTTGTACCTCTGTTAAATTGaaggttggttggttggtttgcttGCTTTGGCCAAACCTATTGCTTTCGAGAAAAATATTGTTATGCACTTTTATGTTGTGGAAAATAATATCATTGAATAATACTCCATAAAAGttaaactacaaaataaaatcataataataacaCTAACCGATTATAATAACAGCTGTCATCCCACAGAAAATATTCCTTCATGGGGTCACAGCATAGGTTTCGATATTTCTGCTTTGACATGATTCTATAAAGCACTCCTATACTGCCTTTAGCCCTCTGAAAGTAGAAAGCATGAAAAAATTACGTTTCTATTACCTTCTTTCAACCCTTTAATTTCCTGAAGTTCATTTAGCCTGAATTCTTTGCTCAAGACCCCCCAGTGAGCAGGAAAGCTCATTCTCATAATATCCAGAACCATCCAGACCCttgatttaaaagaaatcatGTCTAAACATGGGGGAATAATAGTTACATGACTTTGTTTTCTGACTCAATGGATAAACATATAATGGGGAGTCGGGATTTCTCTCCTTGTATCCAAATAGCAGAATGTGCTTCCTTCTGGTATTAGTCATAAATCATTgttaaactttttctttcattttgtaataTTGTTACACTGGAAGATTCTGGTGTGGTTGGAGTCACTCTTGCCCATTGCAATCACTAGAGGAATATCAACTGTGTTAGTAAGCAATACCCAGCCAGAAGCCACATGAACTAATACCGTATCTTTGGGGAAGGGGTTCTGTTAGAAGTGCTCTACTGAATCAGACAGCATAATTAAATGGCACTTCATTTAGATCTTGGATTTGGCCATACCTATTGCTTTAACTATACATGATCCACTATACTGGCTTGAACATAACAGGCTCTGGTTGAAATATTTGACCCATTAGACTCCAAAGCATTTCCATGGTTAAGTACTTACCAAGAAGTAGCCCATAGGAAACAGCTTCTGTGATCATGTAGCtcctttttcttccaaaaaacCAGGATCGTTCTCCTGggctaatggaaaaaaaaaaccacacacacacaaaaaaaacactcTTGAGATGCAACTATCTTTGACTTATAAAAAAGTCCATGAATGACTTGTGTCCTAAACCAATGGGAAATAATTAAGGCTAATTATTTACAAGAAAGACAGAGATTTCCAAACCCTGTAGGGCTAAAGTCAGAGCTTTCCCTTATACGATCTGACTGTATGTTCTAGACCATCAGGATGCCCCAAATCTGCACTAGCATTTGCTGGTGTGACTCTTAGAATTCCTGAGCAAATTCATATTTATTCCATGGAACATTTTGACACAGTCTCTAATGAACATCAAATGCAGTTGACGGTGATTCATCCCAAAAGAGACTCAGGTAAAAGAGGCAACAAAGATCAAATTTCCTTGCTCATAGAACCTGTCACTCACTTTCCCATCAACTTGCTCTTCACCTGTCTGAGTAGATGGGCATCATTGCAGTCATAAATGGAAATACATGTAAATGCCCTGAGGATTGATTTACCACGGGGTTATTTATCATACCAATGAGGACACACAGGGTCCAAAACAACAAACCCTGGACTACTTAGACTTCATTAGAGGAGCATGGAAAATGGAACAGAACTAAAAATCACAACAGATTCCCAGAGGACTGTTAATTGTTCATTGCTGAGAATGGAAACTTCAGTAGAAGTGTATTTTAATTACCGTGTcactgagcaatatgataaccaCAGCCTATAGCTAATTATCACAGTCCCATTTCACCATAAATTTCTTTATGCCCCTTCCCAGTCAATATCCCACCCCAAGAGAAACAATTATTTGAATTTCTAGCATCAAAAATTACTTTTCCTTGTTTTGAATGAACACAATATGtgtttctttcttgccttttttttcctcAATGTGTTTCTCAGATCAATCTCCAGTCTTTCATTATCAGTGATTTATTTTCCGTACTTCTTTGCAGTAGTCCATTGTAGAAGTCCAACACAATTTTTAATTCTTCCAGTGAAGGGCATTTGTGCCTTTACAAGTTCAGTGTTAGTCCCATTTACTATAGGTCTTAACACTTGCTATGAAAAATTGCAAAATAGTTTCCAAAAGGATCTAGACTCTCAGCAATAATGCATGAGAATCCAAGTTGCTCTATAGTCTCATAGTCACTTCGTCTTGTAAGACAGCTGTCCCAAACTTTTTGGTTCAAGGAACCAGTTACATGGAAGACAACTTTTGCATGGACTGGGAAGTGGGGGAGGGCATAGTTTGGGGATAATTCAAGTGCATTACCTTTATGGTGccaaaatttctatttatttcttatttctgttacATTATAatctataatgaaataattatacaacttgCCATCCTGCAGTATGTTTGTTTTCCTGGAACTACAAACTCAAATCATCAGGCATTGGTTCTCctaaggagcatgcaacctacATCTCTCACATgtgttttcatctgtgaaatgtctCTTAAAGTCTTTGGTCCTTCTAAAAAATTATGGTTTCTCCCTTTTTATGattgtttttaagaattatttctgCATTCTCTATAAATCTTTTGTTTGATATATCTAGATATAGCATTAAATAGCTTCTCCCAACAGATCAAGTGACATTCTGGAATACCTTAAACAAAGGGGATTTCTAGGATATggaaatttcagttttaaaagtgGGAAaatccggggcggcgcctgtggctcagtcggtagggcgccggcctcatataccgagggtggcaggttcaaaccacggtccctgccaaactgcaaccaaaaaatagccaggcattgtggcaatgtgcctgtagtcccagctgctcaggaggctgaggcaggagaatcgcttaagcccaggagttggaggttgctgtgagctgtgtgaggccacggcactctaccgagggccatagagtgagactctgtctctacaaaaaaaaagaaaaaaataaaataaaaaataaaagtgggaaaATCCTGGGCAATCCAGGATGGTTGGTCACCCCACTTCCCAGTCCATGGCTTATTTTTCCCTGTTCTAATGATGTCTTGATTTTAACTATGGAAAAATTATcagtctttgtttttggttaattatttttatatcccatttaagaaattttttcgTAAGTCACGGTCTTAAAGATATCCTCCTTCATGATACTTGTCTTTTCACATTTAATCTATGATACacatcaaattaatttttatgtataatgtaATGTGTGGCTCGTGTTGGTTTTTTACATTTGGATATCTAATTAaccaagcaccatttatttaaaaaattattgctttCCCAACTCAATTGTGGTAGAGACTTTTTCAAACATCAGATGAAAATGTATGCACGTGTCTGTCTCTGACTCCTCTATTGAATTTTAtgggtttatttttctatttatttgcttCCCAATGCCATACTTTGACAATCACTAGAGTTTTATAGTAAGTCTTTATTTCTGATAAAGTAAGTCCTCCAACTTAGTTCTTCTTTTAATCAATATTGCCTTGAAAAATTCAGGTGCTTTGAATGTCCATATGTACTTTTTAACCCACTTACCAGTTGTGACAAAAACTCTCCAACAATTTTGCTGAGATTGTGTTGAAACTATAGATCATACTGAAAAGAATTTATAACTTAATAATAAAGAGTTTACCAATAAGTGAAcatggtatgtccttccatttattcatacctcatttatttaatttttctctgtaacatatttaaatgttttatgtagAGTTCTTACAGCTATTTTATTAGAAATGTTTCTAGGCATTTCACGTGTGTGGATGTTACTGTAAAtgacattgttttaaattttaatttaatatcttCTTAGTTTTTGCTGGTATATAGAAATACtggtttgtttattatttctaatattttaattaaagattcttttgcattttctatttACCAAACtctaaagacagttttatttttccaattttaataaattttatgtcttttatttatgtCATTCCCTGGCAAAGACCTTTAGTGTCATGTTGGATATATAAGGTTTGATAATTAAGCccatgaactcatcctacaaaaagtgctacatacctccctGCTGGATATCTCTGTAGTGCCCTTCAAGGTATTCCGCCTGAATACCATGGGAAggtatgcaccaatgccagtttttcattcacccttcaaagcaattttggaactctttttctgaaataaccatcagagctgtcattgtacgaggtctaacaattaagttcaagaacttgccACCTAGCACTTACATTACTAGcattgtacaaacaactcagtaaagttGCATAGCgatggtatatcagtgtctcacagctacaTTCATATCAACACATGGAAGTGACTTTttcagtggcattcattatttttgttgcatgtttttgtgtgccatatgacAACAGCTCAAAGGAGGTATTAATAAGATTGCTGttatgggctcggcgcctatggctcaagcagctaaggcgccagccacatacacctgagctggcggttttgaatccagcctgggcccgccaaacaatgatggctgcaaccaaaaaaaataataataataatagccaggctttgtggcaggtgcctgtagtcccagctacttgggaggcagaggcaggggaatcgcttgagcccaggagttggagctgtgatgccatagcactctacccagggtgacagcttgaggctctgtctcaaaaaaaaaaaaaaagattgctgttATGTTTTATTTACAAAGCGATTGcatataaaacaacaaaaaattatatagcTATGCAAATGTCAATAATCCTGAAAACTGAACACACTGTATTTAATAATATGCTAATGATTATAATACTATGGTTGACTTTGAGGAATACATAAGTAGTATGGACATCCCATGACAGGTgaatttacatacattatctcatttgtttCTCACAAGAACAAGAACAAGCAGGTCCCATTGTTATCTTCATTTTAAGGAAAGGAAAGTTCGACAGGGTTGAACTTAGGTCCTCCTCTCTGGCTCATGTTGCTATTCTATGTGGCCTTCCTCTCAGGCAGTTGAAAAACTTAATCTTATGTTCCCCTAGAAGTTCTACACTGACTGTgatctcctttttctcttctgtgtctcaatttcattatttgtaaaataagataatttttttttttatttcagggtattgtgagggtacaaacaacaggtcacaatttttgaatattttaggtaaagtccctcttgtagttgtatcCCACACCcaaaggtatgccatacacccctaacctttaagtgggagcacaccaatatCCCTTCACCACTATCTCCTATcctcactccctcattccccttctTCCCAACTTGACTAGAATTAAGTTtctctcctatgtgggcatgtgttagatcatctactggcttcataataaaatcgAGTACATTTTTAGTTGCCTtaccattcttgtaatactttactaagaagaatgtgtttcaactccatgaAGGTtaacaaaaaagatataaagactccatcttttcctatggctgaatagtattctatggtatacatataccacaggttattaatccattcctgagttgatgggcatttggttgtttccacatcttgacgaTCATAAATTGGCCCTCAAaaaacactctagtgcaaatgcttcataatgaaataatttttttttcttccatagatgcctagaagtgggattgtggggtcaaatgggaggtctaatttgaattctttgagacTTCTTCATACTTCAtcccaaagaggctgtattagtttgcagtcccaccaacagtgtaaaagtgttcctctctctccacactcGTACAAGTGTCTACAACTctgagactttgtaatgtgggctaatcttactggggttaggcaatacctcagggtggttttgatttgcatttctctgatgattagggatgatgagcatttcttcatgtttgtTCACCATTCgtctatcttcctcagagaaagttctgttcatgtctcttgctgcCCAAAcatagatgggattatttgctcttttttgttgtttaatttcagttttctatCGATTCTCATTATTAAGCCTTTGgcagattcaaaatatgcaaatatctcttcccaATCTAAAGATTGTATATTTGCTTTAAAGAtcatgtccttagctgtgcaaaagttgttcagtttaattaagtctcatttgtttatttttgttgttgcaactgccagggaagtcttcataaaatctttctccaggctgacatcctcaagcaTTTTTCTCACACTTCCTTCTAAGattcttattgtttcatgtcttagacttAAATAGtctatccatcttgagtcaaatcttgtaagtggtgaaaggtgtgggtccagtttcagtctttcacatgtgattgtccagttctcccagccccatttattgaataggggtgcTTTTctccagtatatgcttttgtttggtttatcaaagatcaaatgattataaaagactggtttcatttctttttttttctattcagttacacatgtctatgtctctatttttgttcccatACCATACTCTTTTGATCACTgtgaacttgtaatataacctaaagtctcaCAGAGTGATGCCTTCagtcttgtttttattactaa from Nycticebus coucang isolate mNycCou1 chromosome 3, mNycCou1.pri, whole genome shotgun sequence carries:
- the LOC128580460 gene encoding olfactory receptor 6C74-like codes for the protein METMLKRRNETAVQEFILEGFPAVQHLGNVLFLVHLLAYLASLTGNTLIISITWADHRIHTPMYILLSNFSFCECCLITTVIPKLLVIFLLGRQTIPFPACLTQAFSSLFVGATLFFLMAAMSLDRYLAICRPLHYPTIMNLRVCFFLVSFCYALSFITITGLIIKVSQLSFCGPNVIPHFFCDLGSLIHLSCSETRSIEMLAFGLTSFILFSSFLITIIAYSNIVGTILRLPSAKERQKAFSTCSSHLLVLSLMYGSCVFIYVKPNQTDRLDSNREAALVNTVVTPLLNPVIYTLRNKQVHQVLRDAVSRAKLQK